TGAGTTGTTCCGGGCTGGATGGATCGTGATTTTCACCGAGATCGGCTGGTCCTTCAAAAACCTGTGCGTCAGCTGGGAAATCAGCCAGCTGAAAAAAAGAATTGTCCAGGAAAAGATCAGGCTGGCCGACCTGGTGGTGGAGGAGACGAAAAAGTCCGGATCTGAAGTAAGTTTCAAGTCACCTGAGCTGGACCTTGTCCTGGGGCAGATGGGACTTTTGAATGAGGAGATCCTGTACCTGGAAAAAGAACTGCTGGCCAGGAGGCAGATGTTTGTTGAAAAGCGAAGAAAAAGAATTTTTAAAAAAAGATAGAGAAGTAAGCAGCAACATGAAGAAAAAAATTGTTTTTGGTTCGGATCACGCCGGGATGAATCTCAAAGAGACCCTGATGGATCACCTTGGCCATGGGTATGACATCATGGATGTGGGACCTTCAGAAAAGACAAGTTGTGATTATCCGGTTTATGCAAAAAAGCTCTGCACCAAGGTCCTGGAACTCGGGTGCCCGGGCATACTCATCTGTGGATCAGGGATTGGAATGTCCATTGCAGCCAATCGCATTCCCGGGATTAGGGCAGCCCTGTGCTCCAATGAATACATGGCCAGAATGTCCAGGATGCATAACAATGCCAATGTCCTCTGCCTGGGGGAAAGAATTATCGGGGTTGACCTGGCCAGAAGTATTATGGACGCTTTCCTCTGCTCTTCCTTTGAAGGAGGAAGGCACCTTCAACGGATCGAGCTGATGGAAAATATGGTCCAGTCCTGCTGATCCTCTCCTAATAATGAGGAGGCACCTGACGCAGGGCTGTTATTACAATCACATGCTAAACCAGAAGTCTGAAACGGGATTTCAAATGACAAAAGAACTCGATTACAAAGTAGTCAACATTATCAAGGGACTGATCATGGATGGCACCAGAAAGGCTGATTCCGGCCATCCTGGTGGGGCCATGTCTTCAGCCGATTATTTATATATTCTGTTCAGGGAATTCCTTGATTTCAATCCTGAGGATGACCAGTGGTTTAACCGGGACAGGTTTGTTCTGTCAGCAGGGCATGAATCCATGCTTCTTTACAGTGTGCTGTGCATGAGCGGCTTTCTGACCCTGGACGACCTGAAGTCCTTCAGGCAGTGGGGCAGCCGGACTCCGGGGCATCCCGAACACCATATGACTCCGGGAGTCGAAGCCACCACCGGGCCCCTGGGACAGGGGGTGGGAATGTCCGTAGGCATGGCTGTTGCCGAGTCTTTTTTACGGGCCAACCTGGGATCTGAGATCTGCAATCATTTTACGTATGTCCTGGCATCAGATGGAGACCTGCAGGAACCTATTTCTCTGGGCAGTGCTGCTCTGGCTGGAGGATGGGGGCTTGGCAAGCTCATTGTTTACTACGACAGCAATAAGATTCAGCTGGCTGGACCAACAGACCGGGCTGACTGCTCTGATTATAAAAAAATATTTGAGGCCTTCTGCTGGCAGGTCATAGAGATAGACGGACATGACCACGACCAGATCCGAAAGGCCATTACAGCTGCAAAGACCGAAGAACAGAGGCCGACCTTGATCATCGGTCATACTGTTATGGCCAAGGGCAGTGCAAGTTTAGAGGGCAGTGAAAAAACCCACGGGGCTCCCTTTTCTCCAGAGGAAATATCTCAAACCAAAGCAAGACTCAGCCTTCCCCAGGACAAGGAATTCTACCTTCCCCAGGACGCCCTGGACCATTTCCAGGACAGGTTTTCATCCCTGATTCAGAAAGCGGATCACTGGAAACACAGGCTTGATGAGGTGCTGCGCAGCTCTGAAGAAAAGACCAGGTTTTGGAATTTCATCCATGCTGCACCTGAGTCCAGACATCTTGATTTTCCAGACTTTGAGCCCGGGCAGAACATTGCAACCCGCAAGGCATTTGGTTCCTGTTTGAATGCCTTGATGGATCAGCTGCCTAATTTTCTAGGTGGATCAGCAGACCTTGACCCTTCTAACCAGACTGTAAAATTCAGGGAAGGGACCGGAATTTTTCATAACGTCACCAACCCGTCCGGAAGGTACCTGCCGTTTGGAGTAAGGGAGTTCCCCATGGGAGCAATCTTGAACGGCATGGCTCTTCATGGGGGAGTAATCGGCTTTGGAGCAACCTTCCTTGTTTTTTCCGACTACGAGAGAAACGCCCTGCGCATGGCTGCGCTGCAGAAGCTTCCGGTGCTCCATATATTCACCCATGATTCGTTCTATGTCGGGGAAGACGGTCCCACCCACCAGCCCATAGAACACATCAGTTCCTTGCGGCTTATCCCGGATTTTTATGTGTTCAGACCGGCAGATGCCGTGGAGACGAAACTATCCCTGGGAATAGCCTTGGCCCAGACCAAAACTCCCAGTGCCTTAATGCTGACCAGACAGGGAGTGCCGGTTCTGGATCTTGACAAGTTTCCCCAGGTCGCAACCGGGGTGGAAAAAGGGGCATACATACTCAAGGACGTTCAGGACCCGGAAATAATCATCATTGCTTCGGGTTCCGAAGTTCACATCGCCATGGAGGCTGCTTCAATTCTTGCCCCGTCCAGGATCAGGGTGGTCAGCGCCCCGTGTCTGGAGTTGTTTGAAGCCCAGGACGATGAGTATAAGGAAACCATCCTGCCTGGGCATGTCAGGAAGAGGTTCGCCATTGAAGCTGGTAGAAAAGACATCTGGTACAGGTATGTGGGGCTGGATGGATACGTCTATGGGCTGGACAGATTTGGAGAGTCAGCCCCAGGCAAGGTCCTGGCTGAGAAATTCGGTTTTACTGCCAAACAGTTTGCTGAATTCGTCAAAAAGAGGATCTAGAAGCATCTGTTCAACCGGGCCCCATATATTTCAGGCCTTCCTGTAAGGGGTCCGGTTTTTCTTGAGCCGTCCGGGATTTGTCCCGGCTTTTTGCTGCCTCAGATCAACCAGTTCAGCCTCTATCCTCCATTGGAAAGTCCACTTTTATCTTAAACATGCTTTTGGCAGGCAGGTTCAGGATCTCTATGCCGGTCTTGCGGGTTATTTCCTGAAGGGCATTCCTGACAGCTTCTTCAGAAGGGCCGATGTAGGTAAACCATATATTCTGCCTGTGTCTGCGCAGATAATTGTGGGTCACCCCGGGATGGCTGTTAACCTCGGCCACAAACTCCTCAATCTTGTCCTGGGGAACACAGGCCGCACACAAGGTGCTGTGCCATCCCAGCTTTTTGGACTGAAAGTTGGCCCCGATTCTCCTGATGACTCCTTTTTGCTTGAGCCTTCTGACCCGGCTGAGGGTTTCAGCCTCAGTCAGGCCGATTTTGGCTCCGATAACAGCGTAAGGCCTTGATTCCAGAGGAAAATCAGTCTGAATGATGTCCAGGATTTTTCTATCTTCCCGGGATAAGTCTGGTTGAGTTGACATGCCTTAATCCTTTTTTGTCCTGGCCGGTTCATAAGTGCAAAGAGGCTCCGGGGCAAGGTGATCCTTTTCCATGGTAAAGGCCCTGGCCCTGCATCCCCCGCAGACCCGGTGATATTCGCAGATTCCGCATTTTCCTTTATACTGATTTATGTCCCTTAATTCCAGGAACCTGGATGAGCCTTTCCAGATCTCGGGAAAAGGCTGCTTTCTGATATTTCCGCAATCAAGTTCGAGGTAGCCGCAGGGCTGGACCTGCCCGGTATGGGAAATAAAACAAAACCCTATACCGCCCAGGCAGCCCCTGGACATGGCATCCAGGCCAAAGTTCTCCTTGGTTACAGCAATATTGTCCTGTCTGGCCCTCTGACGCATAATCCTGTAATA
This genomic window from Desulfonatronovibrio hydrogenovorans DSM 9292 contains:
- the rpiB gene encoding ribose 5-phosphate isomerase B, whose protein sequence is MKKKIVFGSDHAGMNLKETLMDHLGHGYDIMDVGPSEKTSCDYPVYAKKLCTKVLELGCPGILICGSGIGMSIAANRIPGIRAALCSNEYMARMSRMHNNANVLCLGERIIGVDLARSIMDAFLCSSFEGGRHLQRIELMENMVQSC
- the ahbA gene encoding siroheme decarboxylase subunit alpha, which translates into the protein MSTQPDLSREDRKILDIIQTDFPLESRPYAVIGAKIGLTEAETLSRVRRLKQKGVIRRIGANFQSKKLGWHSTLCAACVPQDKIEEFVAEVNSHPGVTHNYLRRHRQNIWFTYIGPSEEAVRNALQEITRKTGIEILNLPAKSMFKIKVDFPMEDRG
- the tkt gene encoding transketolase; this translates as MTKELDYKVVNIIKGLIMDGTRKADSGHPGGAMSSADYLYILFREFLDFNPEDDQWFNRDRFVLSAGHESMLLYSVLCMSGFLTLDDLKSFRQWGSRTPGHPEHHMTPGVEATTGPLGQGVGMSVGMAVAESFLRANLGSEICNHFTYVLASDGDLQEPISLGSAALAGGWGLGKLIVYYDSNKIQLAGPTDRADCSDYKKIFEAFCWQVIEIDGHDHDQIRKAITAAKTEEQRPTLIIGHTVMAKGSASLEGSEKTHGAPFSPEEISQTKARLSLPQDKEFYLPQDALDHFQDRFSSLIQKADHWKHRLDEVLRSSEEKTRFWNFIHAAPESRHLDFPDFEPGQNIATRKAFGSCLNALMDQLPNFLGGSADLDPSNQTVKFREGTGIFHNVTNPSGRYLPFGVREFPMGAILNGMALHGGVIGFGATFLVFSDYERNALRMAALQKLPVLHIFTHDSFYVGEDGPTHQPIEHISSLRLIPDFYVFRPADAVETKLSLGIALAQTKTPSALMLTRQGVPVLDLDKFPQVATGVEKGAYILKDVQDPEIIIIASGSEVHIAMEAASILAPSRIRVVSAPCLELFEAQDDEYKETILPGHVRKRFAIEAGRKDIWYRYVGLDGYVYGLDRFGESAPGKVLAEKFGFTAKQFAEFVKKRI